In a single window of the Nilaparvata lugens isolate BPH chromosome 1, ASM1435652v1, whole genome shotgun sequence genome:
- the LOC111044087 gene encoding proteasome subunit beta type-3 isoform X2, which yields MSILSYNGGALVAMTGKDCVAIASDKRFGVQLQTLTTNCQKIFEMGPHLYLGMVGLATDVKTVQSKLKFRQNLYELREGRIMSPEIFTNMMSNMLYERRFGPFFIEPIVAGLEPKTFSPYISTMDVLGSTSVCKDFAVQGTCTNQLFGMCESLWQPDLEPDALFEVISQALVNAIDRDASSGWGAVVHVIEKDKVTIKHLKTRMD from the exons ATG tCTATCCTTTCTTATAATGGAGGTGCATTAGTTGCCATGACTGGCAAAGACTGTGTTGCTATTGCTTCTGATAAAAGGTTTGGAGTTCAATTGCAGACTTTGACCACGAATTGTCAG AAAATATTCGAAATGGGACCTCATCTCTACTTGGGAATGGTCGGATTGGCGACTGACGTAAAAACTGTTCAGTCCAAGTTGAAGTTCAGGCAGAATCTATATGAACTCAGAGAAGGTCGTATAATGAGCCCAGAAATATTTACGAATATGATGTCAAATATGTTATATGAAAGAAG ATTCGGGCCGTTCTTCATTGAGCCAATTGTTGCTGGTTTGGAGCCGAAAACGTTTAGTCCGTACATTTCGACAATGGACGTGCTGGGCTCGACGAGCGTGTGCAAGGACTTTGCCGTGCAGGGCACATGCACCAATCAGCTGTTCGGCATGTGCGAGTCGCTGTGGCAGCCCGACCTTGAGCCGGACGCACTCTTCGAGGTCATATCGCAGGCGCTCGTCAATGCCATCGACCGTGATGCGTCCTCCGGTTGGGGCGCTGTTGTCCATGTCAT AGAAAAGGATAAAGTCACAATCAAACATTTGAAGACCAGAATGGACTAA
- the LOC111044088 gene encoding bifunctional peptidase and arginyl-hydroxylase JMJD5 yields the protein MNIIRESYMNLRSIIPSNLHLQNYNDLEEEILDLTKDCYKQLLLLDEQIMKNENFKFEGVLDEIKSIVQIVLDRTWENLNTGHWSQVPESQRFIYSLGSLFLSMISVMQAFLVQSDQQKYCLEKGLKDADMGLLLGCAYRTELTKAAEILSNCITKLDSPNETTGTSSLICGSLLPEFTGVKGCEIDTLSCPSLETFYAIFFLPRKPVKLEACMTHWPALNKWNSLDYISAKAGGRTVPVEIGSRYDEEEWSQSLMTVREFIRTHITSENKQKRTGYLAQHQLFNQIPELLTDICEPEYCCCSDKENTESGGTDINAWFGPAGTISPLHYDPKHNILAQVVGRKRVILYDPKYSDCLSCHNSKLLKNTAQVDPENPDYKQFPNYKNVPALETILHPGEMLYIPPTWWHHIRSLDVSFSVSFWWE from the coding sequence ATGAATATCATTAGAGAATCGTATATGAACCTAAGGAGTATCATTCCTTCAAATTTACATTTGCAAAACTATAATGATTTGGAAGAAGAAATACTTGACTTGACAAAGGACTGTTATAAACAATTGCTGCTTCTTGATgagcaaataatgaaaaacgaaaattttaaatttgaaggcgttcttgatgaaataaaatcaattgtGCAAATTGTACTGGACAGGACATGGGAAAATTTGAACACCGGCCATTGGTCACAAGTTCCAGAATCTCAACGGTTCATTTACTCTCTTGGAAGcctttttctctcaatgattagTGTGATGCAAGCGTTTCTAGTGCAAAGTGATCAACAAAAGTACTGTTTAGAAAAAGGACTTAAAGATGCTGATATGGGTTTATTGTTAGGTTGTGCTTACCGTACTGAACTCACCAAAGCTGCTGAAATATTATCCAACTGTATTACCAAATTGGACTCCCCAAACGAAACTACTGGTACTTCTTCTTTGATTTGTGGGAGTTTGTTACCAGAGTTTACTGGAGTAAAAGGTTGTGAGATAGATACTTTATCCTGTCCATCTTTAGAAACATTCTATGCAATTTTTTTCCTTCCTAGAAAACCGGTCAAATTGGAAGCTTGCATGACTCACTGGCCTGCATTGAACAAATGGAATAGTTTGGACTATATTTCTGCAAAAGCTGGAGGCCGTACAGTGCCAGTCGAGATAGGATCTCGTTATGATGAAGAAGAGTGGTCACAGTCTCTAATGACTGTGAGAGAATTCATCAGAACACATATAACGAGTGAAAACAAACAAAAGAGGACAGGATATCTGGCTCAGCATCAACTATTCAATCAAATTCCAGAGCTTCTTACCGATATATGTGAACCTGAATACTGTTGCTGTTCTGATAAGGAGAATACTGAATCAGGTGGCACAGATATCAACGCCTGGTTTGGACCAGCTGGTACAATATCTCCTCTGCACTATGATCCAAAACATAATATTCTTGCTCAAGTTGTGGGCAGGAAGCGTGTCATTCTCTATGATCCGAAATATTCTGACTGCCTTAGTTGTCACAATTCTAAATTACTCAAAAACACCGCTCAAGTAGACCCAGAGAATCCAGATTATAAGCAGTTTCCAAATTACAAGAATGTACCAGCTCTAGAAACGATTTTGCATCCTGGTGAAATGCTCTACATTCCACCAACATGGTGGCATCATATTCGTTCTTTAGATGTCAGTTTCTCAGTGAGTTTTTGGTGGGAATGa